The following proteins are co-located in the Bacteroidales bacterium genome:
- a CDS encoding peptidase translates to MMKRDFRLLLIPIALCVGIMQLNAQTQYSNYKTMSQKIEAMAREYPSLCSVKSVVKTSGGKEIWVVTIGTGDKDNKPAIAVVGGADGNHILGKELALGFAGSLLKDAATSEIKALLEKISFYIFPDVSPDATEQYFSEIKYERSVNSRPTDDDKDFSTDEDPYEDLNKDGLITLIRVKDPSGKFIESDEDKRIMAEADLSKGQKGSYLLFTEGTDNDKDDKFNEDGPGGTNFNRNFTFNYEEFGLNAGLYPMSEPETKAVADFLFGKFNVFAVFTFGLQDNLGQPMKSADRPNADRRITAIMKSDEIINKLVSDKYHEITGAKGAPVVKPMPGNFLEWAYYHYGRYSFGTPAWWFPSEKGKNQEAAFLKFAEKNRIRDVFVPWTPIDHPDYPGKAAEAGGIKPFAMVNPPADTLDALINKNYKFLTTVASMHPELEFLDIRTENAGENIFRLTLKVHNKGIFSTCAEIGNINTFTRIMRLSLEPAKGQSLISGVKVQRINRLEGDASSEFSWLISGKGSVKVTAGALNTGTISSTIELK, encoded by the coding sequence CTTATGCGTTGGTATTATGCAACTTAATGCACAGACACAATACAGTAATTATAAAACAATGTCGCAGAAGATTGAAGCCATGGCGAGGGAATACCCTTCTCTGTGCTCGGTAAAATCTGTGGTAAAAACCTCAGGTGGCAAAGAGATCTGGGTTGTGACTATCGGTACAGGCGACAAGGATAATAAACCGGCAATCGCTGTAGTGGGAGGAGCCGATGGCAACCATATTCTTGGAAAAGAGCTGGCTCTCGGATTTGCAGGTTCTCTTTTAAAAGACGCTGCCACTTCTGAAATTAAGGCTCTCCTTGAAAAAATATCTTTCTATATATTCCCCGATGTCAGCCCCGATGCAACTGAACAGTATTTCTCGGAAATAAAATATGAAAGGTCCGTTAATTCAAGGCCAACCGACGATGATAAAGATTTTTCAACTGATGAAGATCCTTACGAAGACCTTAATAAAGATGGACTTATAACTCTCATTCGTGTTAAAGATCCTTCAGGAAAATTTATCGAGAGCGATGAAGATAAAAGGATAATGGCCGAAGCAGATCTATCCAAAGGGCAAAAAGGAAGTTATTTGCTTTTTACAGAAGGTACCGATAATGATAAAGATGACAAATTTAATGAGGATGGCCCCGGCGGTACTAACTTCAACAGGAATTTCACATTCAACTATGAGGAATTCGGTTTAAATGCCGGACTATATCCGATGTCGGAACCTGAGACAAAAGCAGTTGCTGACTTCTTATTCGGCAAATTCAACGTTTTTGCTGTTTTTACCTTTGGTCTGCAGGATAATCTCGGACAACCAATGAAGTCAGCCGACAGACCCAATGCTGACAGAAGAATTACAGCAATAATGAAAAGTGACGAAATAATTAACAAACTTGTTTCCGACAAATATCATGAGATAACCGGTGCTAAGGGAGCCCCGGTAGTAAAGCCAATGCCGGGCAATTTTCTCGAATGGGCATATTATCATTACGGCAGATATAGTTTTGGTACTCCCGCTTGGTGGTTTCCATCAGAAAAAGGTAAAAATCAGGAGGCTGCATTTTTAAAATTTGCTGAGAAGAACAGGATAAGGGACGTATTTGTTCCATGGACACCAATCGATCATCCTGATTACCCCGGAAAGGCAGCAGAAGCAGGGGGGATAAAACCATTTGCAATGGTCAATCCGCCGGCAGATACACTGGATGCACTCATAAACAAGAACTATAAATTCCTTACCACTGTTGCATCAATGCACCCTGAGCTGGAATTCCTCGATATCCGCACTGAAAACGCCGGAGAGAATATTTTCAGGCTGACCCTGAAAGTCCATAATAAAGGTATCTTTTCCACATGTGCTGAGATCGGTAATATAAACACTTTCACCAGAATAATGCGTCTGTCACTCGAGCCCGCAAAAGGCCAATCTTTAATTAGCGGAGTAAAAGTACAGAGGATAAACAGGCTTGAGGGTGATGCCTCTTCCGAATTCAGCTGGCTGATAAGCGGCAAAGGGAGTGTTAAAGTCACTGCCGGAGCTCTTAACACCGGAACCATCAGCTCAACAATAGAACTTAAGTAA